A segment of the Candidatus Methylomirabilota bacterium genome:
ACGTCGCCTACCGCGCGGGCGCCTACACCGCCCTCGACGTCTGGATGGGCGTCGTGCTGACGCTGGTGTCCATCGAGGCCGCCCGGCGCGTCCTCGGTTGGGGCATGGCCCTGTGCGCCGTGGTGCCCATCGCCTACGCCCTGTTCGGCTCGTACCTCCCGTTCATCATCGGCCACCGCGGCTTCACGCCCCGGCGGATCGTCGAGTTCGTCTATCTGAGCTCCGACGGGATCTTCGGGGTGATGGCCGACGTCGTCGCCGGCTTCATCATTCCCTTCGTCGTGTTCGGCGCCTTCATGGAGGTGGCCGGCGTCGCGCGGTTCTTCGTGGACCTGTCCCTGGCGGCCCTCGGGCGGATCGCGGGCGGGCCGGCCCAGGCCGCCGTCATCTCCAGCCTCTTCATGGGCACCGTCAGCGGCAGCCCGATCGCCGAGACCGTGACCACGGGGACGGTCACGATCCCGCTCATGAAGCGGACCGGCTTCCCGCCGCACATCGCCGCCGCCGTGGAGGGCGCGGCCTCCACCGGGGCCATGATCATGCCCCCGGTCATGGGCGCCGGGGCGTTCATCATGGCGGAGATGACCGGAATCTCGTATCTCGAGATCATCAAGGTCGCGGCGATCCCGGGAATCCTCTTCTATCTCTCCGTGGCCATCATGGTCTACTTCGAGTCGAGGAAGCTCGGCTTGCGCGGCCTCCGGTCGGACGAGCTGCCGCGGTTCGGCCAGGTCATGAAACGCGGCTGGTACTTCTTCATCCCCATCGTCGTCCTGATGGGCGCGCTGATCATGGGATGGGCACCCGGAAGTTCGGCGGTGTTTGGGATTGCGACAGCGATCGTGCTGAGCTGGCTGGCGCCCGGCACGCGGCTGGGTCCGGCCCGGATCTGGCACGCGCTGGTGGAAGGCGGGAAGGCCAGCCTCTTCGTGGCCGCCCTGACCGGAGCCGTCGGCGTCCTCATCGGCGTCCTGGCCCTCACGGGGATCGGGAT
Coding sequences within it:
- a CDS encoding TRAP transporter fused permease subunit, whose product is MADEIPQARPLTGAWNTAAQLMLGGVSLYYLWATSFGVVPLQYFRGIAVLYSLVLPLLLYRAWRKSRHDRPTVADLLLVVATVVSIGYWIVEHENVAYRAGAYTALDVWMGVVLTLVSIEAARRVLGWGMALCAVVPIAYALFGSYLPFIIGHRGFTPRRIVEFVYLSSDGIFGVMADVVAGFIIPFVVFGAFMEVAGVARFFVDLSLAALGRIAGGPAQAAVISSLFMGTVSGSPIAETVTTGTVTIPLMKRTGFPPHIAAAVEGAASTGAMIMPPVMGAGAFIMAEMTGISYLEIIKVAAIPGILFYLSVAIMVYFESRKLGLRGLRSDELPRFGQVMKRGWYFFIPIVVLMGALIMGWAPGSSAVFGIATAIVLSWLAPGTRLGPARIWHALVEGGKASLFVAALTGAVGVLIGVLALTGIGIRFSYIMVELAGQNVPLTLLLIAVATLVLGLALPITATYLMVAVVVVPGLIDLGLPVLTAHLIVLWLSLDANITPPVALGPFAAAAIAGADPMKTGWSCFRFAKIIYLMPVLFAYTHILLTGTPAQNFWAVFSATVGIVLFSILSTAFFVVRMTLVEFVLFALATVLAFIPSGPTMSVAIAIFAAIYFWQRRRAAALAPSGAAPRSQFG